The genomic DNA TGACAGTTTCTTCAGTGAATGAAACAAATATAAAGAATCCCTCTTATTCTTCCATTTTTACAAAAAACGACCGAGATGCTTAAAGTTGAAGGAAGTGAAGACCATATCGGATGCAGAATTTCTGTGGATATTCTTAATATCATGGCTTGAGCTTTTGCAAGCTGGTGGGGGGTGGAGGCGTGGCCACCCCAACCAATAACTTTAGTATATGATTTATCCTCTTTTGACTTTCTTGCCATTTAAACTTTTGATCAGCTCCATGTGGGTTTGGTCTTAATTAGATCTGATATGGCTCTGATACTGCCCTTTTCTTCTTATGCATATGAATAAAGTATGGGTTCTCCTCCCCCTACCTTTAGGAATCAGTTAGAAATTCCCAGGGTAACTAAGGACACTGAGAATCCGGTAGGCTGGGTTCCCTCAGCTAGAAACTTCAATCTTGTTCAACGAGAATCAGGCCTTATGAGGATTCAATTGTTGGAGGATTTGACCATGGTACTCGCTGCAGTATCAGTTCAGGACTCATTTTCAACTGTTGCTTCTACTGAATCAACATTTTTGGCGAAGGTTTCATCCACATATTTTCCGATTGTTAGCAAATATACTCCGTGATGGACAGGAATGGAAACAAAACCGACTCCGCCATCATAAAGGCTGGAGGTGAACATGCAATGGATAAGGTAAAGAAAACGCACGATCCCCGCTCTCTCAAccttataattaagaaaagagAGATTGGCGTCATCTCCACTTATCATCCTCAAGCCTCTTTCTTCTTTAAAGCAAAAAAGCAGCATCATCCTACTAAAAAGTTGCCATTACAACATGCTCATCATGTCTGCTCTCCTTTTGTTCTGTTGATGATCCTTGTCTGAGTCCTAAAGTTTCAGGATTCACCCGCCCGACTCCATCCTCTATAAATACACACTGACTCAAACCGATCCTTACCACTCAACTCTCTCTCTTGCTCTCTCTTGGTAATCAATATTATATCCTTCTCTTCTAAAGAGTTTTTACAACTATTCTTTCAGTTGAAGAAGCGAGAGTTAGAGCTCAGGAAAAGTCATTTCAAGCCATTCGTTATCCGAGATTGAAAAGGACGATCATGGAACAAGTGATTGGGATTCCGGTGATCTCAGGATCCTTATTATTAACTGATTCTGACTCCATGCAATGTCAATCCACTCATCACGAAGATCAATTGCAAGGGTTAGGAAAAGATTCGATGCTTAAGAGGATGAACAAGCTCCGGATGAAAGCTGATTTTTTCGCTCACAGTTTCCGAGCTCATGGTAATTTATCCCGAAGATTGGTTATTAAGAAAAGGCTTGATTATTTGATTACTTTTCCTTTAGGAAATGACCGTACTGATTAGTTTGTCAACTTTGACATGTTTGTAGTGAGGTCAAATCTGAAGATGTCGGAAACAGTGAAAGGGAAGCTGAGCTTGGGAGCTCAATTCCTGCAAGTGGGTGGAAGGGAGAAAGTTTTCAAGACACTGTTTAATGTCTCTGAAAACGAGAGACTCCTGAAGGCTTCACACTGCTGCTTATCGACTTCGGCCGGTCACATTGCTGGCTTCCTCTTCATATCCACCGGGAACTTAGCGTTCTGCAGTCACAGATCCATAAAGGTGTGCTGTCCAAATGGAGAAGCTGCCAAGGTCCATTAcaaggtaaaaaaaaataaactaggTCTTTCCACGTTTTCCATTTTGAAAACCACGGAAAGTGTTTTCATCTCCAGCTCATGATGGAATTGCTTTATTTGTTTTGCACAGGTACTGATCCCACTTTCTAAAATAGAGACAGCACACCAAAGCGAGAATGTTGAGAAGCCATCGCAGAAGTACATGCAGATTGTGACAGTAGACAACTTCGACTTCTGGTTCATGGGATTCCTGAATTATCAGAAAACCTGGAAATATATTCAGCAAGCACTTTTTCTTGAGCAGTAATAGCATTCCACACTCTAGGCAggaaaatgcccttttccgtcttttcctttcttctgaGATGTAAATGCAGAGAACTCAGGCTaccatatatatgtaattgtCGACAAAATGTAAAAGAGGTTTATTCAGAGAAATCAGAAGCTGCAACGTTTCACGAACTGGCATGGTATTCTTAAGCAGCTTCAACTGCAGAAGCTCATCATGTTAATTAGGTGAAAAATTTGCCATTGGCAATTcagtttccttttttttttttttttttttttctggttttcccttgtatttggtttttgCTCGAGCTTCTTCCGTCCAACAATCAATGTTTACTTATCAAATTTATCCTCAAAATTTACATCATaaatggggaaaaaaatgaagactGTGTAAAGGATCAGATTGCTCCTGTCCATGAAAGGACAGTCCTGGGCCTTGATGAATTTGACCCGCATGTGATTGCACTGCGGTGGGGGTTGGTTGGGCTTCAGAGCTTGGAGCCTTCCTTCATGTTCTTCCCAAGGACTGTGTCCTTTATGCTCTTCCTCTGCCTCTATTCATTGTGGTATTGGCCAAGAGCTCACCAACTTTACCAGAACTATGGAATCTCCGGGGAAGTGCTTTTCTGCCTTGCCAATGAATGTGCAGCAGGTGATCTTTGAACGTAGATgatctttcttctttcctttttcaccTGATATTtaactttccattttcttgAGCAGACACCTTTTCTTGAGCAGAGATGTTATAGATATAGAAAAGTAGAAGTTGAAGTTTTCCGTGGCATAGTGCTAGGACCATTCTATTCATTTGGATTTAACCTTGTTCGAGCTAGCAGTTGTTATTGTGATAGATTGCTTCAGTAGATGAAATGAGGAAAAAGAAGTCCTCTATACGTGTTTCCCACAAAAATAAGTATGCTTACAGTTCAAGGAAGTTAAGAACATTGGCTGCAAAGAATTTTTGCTTGAATCTGACTTGAGCTTCTGCATGTTGGTAGGGTTCACTCAGACCAACCACGGCCTTCCTTGCCGACTACTTTAAATCCTGACTTATCTTGTCAACTTTGTTGCCCTTTAAAAAAGATTTGATCACCTCCTTGTGGGTTTTGCCTGTGGTGATGATCTGGATCTGATGTAACTGTATCCTTTCTTTTGAATATATTTAAAAGTATGGGGGATCCCCTATCTTGGAAATGCACTTAGAAAACCGAAGCAGCCAAGACTTTTGAATACTGAAACTGGGGTAGGTTCAGGTCAAATCTTTTCTCCCCTGCAAATGGACCAGGTTTGGGCTTCTCAACCCGAGGCTTACCTCTGGGAACTTTAAGAAATCTGAGTGTTCAGTTCAGACTGATTTCAGCTTAGGTACGAAGATTTCCACATGGAACCATTGCAAAGCGAGATGAGAAAACAGCATATCATATATAAAGACTTGGTTTTGAGCTTTTATCCATATACCAAATCGACATCGGTGTGAAAGCAAGATCTAAGTAATGGGTCAACAGAGAAAGTTCCGGGTACCACATGAAGTGGAAATTGAAACATAACCAAACCTACCATGAGAAGGGGAGTGGaacaagaaaggaaaataagcACTCAGGTCATCTCCATCTATTCTCAACAAAGATCTGTTCTAAAGGTGAAATAACATTAAAAAGTTCCCATCACATGTTGATGAATCATCTGtgctccttttcttttgttcattATCCTTGTCAGAGTCAGCAAGATGCGAAATTCTCCCACTCGAGTTCCTTCTCTTTAAATACATATAGACCGAAGCCATTTTCAAATCACTTAGCAATAGCATCTCATTCTCTTCTAAAGGCTACTGCAAGAATTCTTCGAGTTTTAGTAAGAAGAGAGAGTTAGAGTGGGGAAACCAAAAGGGGATTTTAAGCCCCCTGTTCATTTGCTGAAAATGAGGAAAACACTGGAGGAACAGAAGGTTAATATTATTGCAGACATCTTCAGAGCATTAGTATTGTCAGGATCTGATTCTGCCATATTTGGACCCAAGCATTGGGACCATAAGTTACTGCATGAGTTTGGGTGAGGTTCGATGTTTAGGCGGATGAACAAGCTAGGGGAGAAGGCTGATGTCTTTGCACACAGTATCCACGAACATGGTAAATCTCAGATCTGTTGAGAATGCAAGATGGTACAAGAGGGCTTCTTGTTCATTCAAAAACGATTGTGCTGACTATTCTCTAAAACTTTGTTCATTTGCAGTGCGATTGAGCCCACAGTTTTTGGAAACAGTAAAGGGAAAGCTTAGCTTGGGAGCCCGAATCCTGCAGCTTGGGGGAACAGAGAAAGTATTCAAGACTCTGTTCAATGTCTGCGAAAAAGAGACTTCTAAAGGCTTTGCATTGCTTCTAAAGTCTGGTCTGTCGCACAGACTAGTCTCAACAGTCGGATTCATGATATTTCAAAAGCCTAGCATCCCTAAGTACTAAGAGTACTGAGGTATCTAAGCCTTCTCTGGTTAGGGGTTTTATGCCAACTTGGAAGAGCCCTATGTGGATGAACCCTCATGTTTTTTCAATGACTCTTGGTTCAAGAGTTTTATGGTTTGTGAGGAATTTTTCAAAGGAATGTCTCTTTCCTCTGCGGTAATGGTATAATcggtttttaaaaatatttgatggaattttgagtttttataaatCTGTTTTGAAGCAATTTTTGGGATTTCCCAATCATCGATAGATTTATcaaaacattccaaattgacCTCTTCTCTGTTGAGAACAAAATCATTATCGAAAGAGTTTTCAGAAGGACATGTACTCGATGAACTTGCTCTAAGCAAATCCATATTTTAAAACAGTAAATCTTCCAGTATCacaaatatttatcaagataTTCAAATAACATATCAGTTCCTAACCTTTCAGTACACTAATCTATACCTAGACGAAGCTCTAGAAATCATAGACCAAAAGCTAAGTGGTTTGAAGATGCTATATTAGACTTACTTTCTTACCCTagcttctctcaagatcaagatctaGACATACCTGGACGCTGGAAGTAGCCTCACACTGTGTTTCCCTTTCAGATCTTGTACGTACCTTACCCAACTGTTGTACCTGgatttaacaataatagtacACAGGTAAACTCAATATGATTCTCACATGTACCTAACTCTTACCCCAACTGTTGTACCCGGAATTAACAGTGATGCATGGAGATAACTCTACTCCGAATTACGCTgataacctccatctacttagacCATATCCTTACACCATCACTCCTCCTGGTTATACCAAAAAACTGCCCTAACCGTCGGGACTTACAACCTGGGTTCAGTAGGCTAGGAATAGGCACTTAAGGATTAGAATTTGTAGGGTCCATTAGAGCAGCCGGATGAACATTAGAGCTCCAAAATCATCACTAGATAGTCGGCATCAGTACATTGTGGTATCCAAGAACTAGACACTTAGAGAGACATAAGCTAGGACTGTGCACTACGTACTGTTTACCAGCTTCAGTTCATTATGTATGGCATGT from Punica granatum isolate Tunisia-2019 chromosome 2, ASM765513v2, whole genome shotgun sequence includes the following:
- the LOC116194128 gene encoding putative GEM-like protein 8; the encoded protein is MEQVIGIPVISGSLLLTDSDSMQCQSTHHEDQLQGLGKDSMLKRMNKLRMKADFFAHSFRAHVRSNLKMSETVKGKLSLGAQFLQVGGREKVFKTLFNVSENERLLKASHCCLSTSAGHIAGFLFISTGNLAFCSHRSIKVCCPNGEAAKVHYKVLIPLSKIETAHQSENVEKPSQKYMQIVTVDNFDFWFMGFLNYQKTWKYIQQALFLEQ